In one window of Archocentrus centrarchus isolate MPI-CPG fArcCen1 chromosome 11, fArcCen1, whole genome shotgun sequence DNA:
- the LOC115788595 gene encoding transmembrane protein 74, giving the protein MADLELFYFDQPNPGDVSLVLNKQSVADSGYSGEKSLDVSGGEDSAPWTEIRRAPRPEEETETSFTCKDQHDQHDEDGDDVQLIGTSPQTCRLSQRSSSELYEEEEEVMEEEEEDISELYLLSDDDLSSEDSGKSVDYGFIIAVTCLVTGISLVAIAYTVPRDVRVDPDTVSAREMERLEREKARVGAHLDRCVIAGLCLLTLGGVLLSTLLMISMWKGEMMRRKAFAYSKHAAKLYGSISLRAGSSPTRESCSHLSVTDEDLEVLS; this is encoded by the coding sequence ATGGCTGATCTGgaactgttttactttgatcagCCGAATCCCGGAGACGTCTCACTGGTTTTAAATAAGCAAAGTGTCGCCGACAGCGGCTACAGCGGCGAAAAGTCACTTGATGTCAGCGGAGGAGAGgattcagcaccatggacagagaTCCGGAGAGCTCCGCGTCCGGAGGAGGAAACGGAAACATCTTTCACCTGCAAAGATCAACATGATCAACATGATGAAGATGGTGATGATGTGCAGCTGATAGGGACGAGTCCACAAACCTGCAGACTGAGTCAGCGCTCCTCAAGTGAACTatacgaggaggaggaggaggtaatggaggaagaagaggaggacatCTCGGAACTTTACTTGCTGTCCGACGACGACCTCTCCTCTGAGGACTCGGGGAAGTCTGTGGATTACGGCTTCATCATCGCCGTGACTTGTCTGGTAACTGGCATCTCTCTGGTCGCCATAGCTTACACGGTCCCAAGGGACGTCCGGGTGGACCCGGATACCGTGTCCGCCCGGGAGATGGAGCGCCTGGAGAGGGAGAAAGCCAGAGTGGGCGCCCATCTGGACCGGTGTGTCATAGCGGGACTGTGTCTGCTCACTCTCGGGGGCGTGCTGCTGTCCACGCTGCTCATGATCTCCATGTGGAAAGGGGAGATGATGAGGAGGAAAGCCTTCGCCTACTCCAAACACGCAGCAAAGTTGTACGGCTCGATCAGTTTGAGAGCTGGCTCCAGCCCGACTCGGGAATCCTGCTCACATTTGTCAGTGACTGATGAGGATTTAGAAGTGCTCAGCTGA